TATGCATATTGCGATTGTAAATTCTTACAAAATTTCAGATAAAGAGTATAAAGCTGAACTGTATCAATTAATGCAAGAAAGAAAATCAAAGAATGTAACACTGCAGTTAAAGAAATTAGCTATAAATAATTTAATTGATGCAATCCTGCTCAAGGAAGAATCTCAAAAAGTTGACCTTCCCATTAACGAACAGGAGGTTCAATACCAATTTATAGAGATACAAAATCAATATTCTTCATCTGATGAATTCTCTGACCAGATGAAGAAGTATTCTTTAACAACTGACAAACTTATTGAGCATATTAGAAATAATATTCGCGTTAAACAATTTATCAAATCCCATTTTATTAATAAAGTCAAGATTGAACATAACAAAATATCTGAATATTATGAAGCTCATAAGCATGATTTCATAATTCCTGAAGAGATAAAAATTTGCCATATTTTGGTAAAGGATGATGGCCTGAATTCCTTTCAAAAGATTGAGGAAATAAGTAAGAGATTATATAATAAGGATGATTTTTGTGAAATCGCAAAGGAGTATTCCGATTGCCCGAGTGGGAAAGATGGTGGTAATTTGGGTTATATTCAACGAGGGAAAATTCTAAAAGAACTTGAGGATGTTGCCTTTTGTCTACCAATTGGGCAAATTACAGGTCCTATCAAAACAAGGTTTGGCTATCATTTTGTAAAAGTTATGGATAAAAAAAAATCACGAATTCCAGAATTTAAAGAAATAAAAGATGCATTAAAAAAACAATTGGAAAGAATAACAGGAGAATTGGAATTATTAAAACATATTAGAAAGCTAAGGGCAAATGCTGATATAATAATTAACCACGAATATCTATGATAACAATAAAAAAAGTTATTTTAATTGTCCTTGATGGAGTTGGAGTTGGAGAACTTCCTGATGCAAATTTATACAATGATGAGGGCAGTAATACAATAGCAAATACTGCATCCAGATGTAACGGGTTATTCTTACCAAATCTTCAAAAATTAGGTTTGGGAAATGTTACAAAAATAAAAGGTGTTAAAGAAGAAAATGCTCCTATTGGCAATTGGGGAAAAGCAGCAGAAATTTCAGCAGCAAAGGACAGCACTTCTGGTCACTGGGAAATTATGGGAATACCAACCTTAAAGCCATTTCCTACATATCCTGATGGATTTCCAAAACAAATTATTGATGAATTCATTCGGAAAACAGGATGTAAAGGGATACTCGGCAATAAGGCTGCTTCAGGTACAGTTATTATTAACGAGTTGGGAGAAGAGCACTTAAAAACAAAATATCCTATCATTTATACTTCTGCTGATAGCGTATTTCAAATTGCCTGCCATGAAAATATTTATTCTGTAGAAGAGCTATACAAGATGTGTGAAATTGCAAGAAATAAAATATTAATCGGCGATAATAGAGTTAGCAGAATTATTGCAAGACCTTTTATCGGAACAGAAAATAATAACTTTGTTAGAACACCGCGCAGAAAAGAT
This window of the Candidatus Cloacimonadota bacterium genome carries:
- a CDS encoding peptidylprolyl isomerase — protein: MHIAIVNSYKISDKEYKAELYQLMQERKSKNVTLQLKKLAINNLIDAILLKEESQKVDLPINEQEVQYQFIEIQNQYSSSDEFSDQMKKYSLTTDKLIEHIRNNIRVKQFIKSHFINKVKIEHNKISEYYEAHKHDFIIPEEIKICHILVKDDGLNSFQKIEEISKRLYNKDDFCEIAKEYSDCPSGKDGGNLGYIQRGKILKELEDVAFCLPIGQITGPIKTRFGYHFVKVMDKKKSRIPEFKEIKDALKKQLERITGELELLKHIRKLRANADIIINHEYL
- a CDS encoding phosphopentomutase, which produces MITIKKVILIVLDGVGVGELPDANLYNDEGSNTIANTASRCNGLFLPNLQKLGLGNVTKIKGVKEENAPIGNWGKAAEISAAKDSTSGHWEIMGIPTLKPFPTYPDGFPKQIIDEFIRKTGCKGILGNKAASGTVIINELGEEHLKTKYPIIYTSADSVFQIACHENIYSVEELYKMCEIARNKILIGDNRVSRIIARPFIGTENNNFVRTPRRKDFSISPPERSVLDRLKENEHNVVGIGKIGDLFNFNGLTDSIHTHHNEEAMKEIISQMNRLDEGLFFANLPDFDTMWGHRNNYSAFAKGLEKFDNWLPKFMEIMSKKDILIITADHGCDPTTESTDHSREYIPILVYGKSVKNGVDIGIRKTFADIGATVSEIFQVPLPKIGKSFWKDIKN